A single window of Vicinamibacterales bacterium DNA harbors:
- the rplX gene encoding 50S ribosomal protein L24 yields the protein MSRLQTPVRKNDNVLVTTGKDRGKKGRVLKVLPEKNRVVVEGVNVIKRHTKPNPQRQIKGGVVEREAPLHASNVQLVCPECGKATRVGRKILGDGRKVRICRKCEGVVDK from the coding sequence ATGTCGAGACTGCAAACCCCCGTTCGGAAGAACGACAACGTGCTGGTGACGACCGGCAAGGACCGCGGCAAGAAGGGGCGCGTCCTCAAGGTCCTCCCCGAGAAGAACCGCGTCGTCGTCGAAGGCGTGAACGTGATCAAGCGCCACACCAAGCCCAACCCGCAGCGCCAGATCAAGGGCGGCGTGGTCGAGCGCGAGGCGCCGCTGCACGCGTCCAACGTGCAGCTGGTGTGCCCCGAGTGCGGCAAGGCCACCCGCGTCGGCCGCAAGATCCTCGGCGACGGACGCAAGGTGCGCATCTGCCGCAAGTGCGAGGGAGTGGTAGACAAATGA
- the rplE gene encoding 50S ribosomal protein L5 codes for MSRLRDRYTREVAPALAKEFGYKNVMAIPKIEKVVVNMGLGEATANAKIVDVGADEVMRITGQKPVVRRAKKSIAQFKVRQGMPIGTMVTLRGDRMWEFLDRLMSIALPRVRDFRGVSPRGFDGRGNYTLGLKDQLLFPEIDYMKVDKARGMNISVVTTAKTDEESRKLLQLLGMPFRTS; via the coding sequence ATGAGCCGCCTCAGGGACCGCTACACCAGGGAAGTCGCGCCGGCGCTCGCCAAGGAGTTCGGCTACAAGAACGTGATGGCCATCCCCAAGATCGAGAAGGTGGTGGTCAACATGGGACTGGGCGAGGCGACCGCCAACGCGAAGATCGTCGACGTCGGCGCCGACGAGGTGATGCGCATCACCGGGCAGAAGCCGGTCGTGCGGCGCGCCAAGAAGTCGATCGCCCAGTTCAAGGTCCGCCAGGGGATGCCGATCGGCACGATGGTCACGCTGCGCGGCGACCGCATGTGGGAGTTCCTCGATCGGCTGATGTCGATCGCGCTGCCGCGCGTCCGTGACTTCCGCGGCGTGTCGCCGCGCGGCTTCGACGGCCGCGGCAACTACACGCTCGGCCTCAAGGACCAGCTGCTGTTCCCCGAGATCGACTACATGAAGGTCGACAAGGCGCGGGGCATGAACATCTCGGTGGTGACCACCGCCAAGACCGACGAAGAGTCGCGCAAGCTGCTGCAGCTGCTCGGCATGCCGTTCAGGACGTCGTAG